CCTTGAAACCAAGAAGCTTCCGCAGGAGGCCGTCGGAAAGTTCGAGTTCGACGTCAACATTGCGAACACCTGGCGCGCGCTTGCCGAAAAGAACCGGTACGCCGCCTCGGTGGCGTTGACCCTGAAGGGGCGTGTCGAAGGCGCCGAGGTCCTGACGGGCGAGTACGTCGTCGAAGGCATCGTGGAAATCGTCGACCATGACGAGGCCTCGAAGCAACACATCCTGGCCATCTGGGTGCCCAACCAGCTCGTACCCTACATCCGGGAGCTCCTGTCCAGCTCGACGTCGCGCAGCGGCTTCCCGACCATCCTGCTGCCCCCTGTGGTGTTCCAGCCGCCGACCATCATCCCAGAGCGCGCTATGTTGCCTGGCTCGCCTAAGCAACTGCACTAAGCACTAACCCCTCTGAAGCCCCACGCGCCAAGCGGTGGGGCTTTCCTGCTTGTGGCGCGGGCGCCAGCGTGCCGCTGCGGTGGACGACAGCGGGACGGGCTCAGATACTGCGTCGACCAGCCTGGAAGGAGGTCACGTGGAGGACCTGATTGCGGCACTTCAAGTTCAGCATGCCGTCATCTTCGGCATTCCGTTGGCTTTCTACCTTTGCGGCGGCCTCGGGAAGACGCTGGCCCGAAACTCACGGGGATTGCTGGTCCGCCAGGACTGGTTCTTGGCGACAGACGCGCTACTGGCGACAGTGGCGGCTTGCGTCGGCTTTTTGGGCGACGAAGTTATTAAGGCGCAGCGCGACGGCTGTACACAGGCGATGGCAAAGACCTTGGCCGCGCTGGCGGTCCTCGCCGCAGCTTCAATTCTCTTTTACCTCGGTATCCTGGCTGCGCATCGCCACCTGGAACACGAGGGTAGCGCGCGACAGCAGCGATGGGTCCTAGTGTTCGGCTGCAACGCGGTTGCAATTGCCCTTTCGGTGATTTTTCTAATCATGACGAAGTTTGGGAGCTGATGTGGCCACGACTGAAAGGGGCGCACCACAAGGCAAGCTCACACTCGCCCAGCTGAAAGCGGTTTTGAGCGCGACGGATTCATTGCGAGCCATCTCCGGGCTCACCGCGCTTCCAGACGAAGCGCGCACCACTATCCAGTGGGCTCGCATGCATTTAATGCGGATGGCAGAGGACGCAACAGCCCCGAAGCCGAGCTTTTTGAACGAGGTGTTGATTCCTTGGGGGCCAACCTTCTTCTTCGCTGCAATTGGCCTCGGCCTCCTGGGCTGGATGGTCCGGCTTAGCCTTGGCGCGGGTGAATTGGCTACCGTCCTCGCCTTTGGTCTAGGCGGCTTGCTGGCGGTCAGTGTGGCGGCCATTGCTGCCTTCAAAGCGACGGCACCAGAGCGGGTTGCACTGGAGGCCCCTGCACCACCTACCCCGCCACTGCAGTCCGTAGAGCCGATGGCGCCCCAAGTGGTATTCGGTGCCGAGCCCACGGGGTTTTGGGACGAGAAACCCTCAGCCCCCGTACCGTCCGGACCGTCGTCGCCCTCATCTGCCTCAAGCTGAAAAAGAGCCCCGCAAAGTGCGGGGCTCGTGAATAGCGTCAGAACAGGCCGACCTGAACCGGCGAAGGTCGCTTGAACTCGGTCGGCACCTGGTAGTCGATGCCGGCCGAATGAAGCCAGACGTTCAAACGATGGCGACTGTCGTCGTTGCGCAGGTTGAAAACGGGAATGCCGCGGTCCGATGCGATGACGATGGCCGTGGCGGTTCCGCCGGTACCACGGTTTCGCGTCTTGCGCGACTCACAACCATCACGCGTCCAGCAAATCACAAGGTCCGTAGGCTCGTCGAGCTCTCGGCCGAGCACCTGGTACGCATTCCGGCTGTGCATCTTCTTGGGCCCTTGGCCCAGCGTGTCCCATGCGGGATGAACAGTCGACGCGAGGTGCATCGCATCGCTGTCGTCACCGCCATAGTGCGGCGAAGTACGGCCGTTGAAACCCTTCCAGGGCAGGAAGATGGTCATCGCGCCATCGACAGCGAAACATCCCTGCTCAAAGGCGTCGTCTGCGCCGTCGGCCCCGCCTGAACGGAGCGTCCAGCCCGCTTTTGCGAAAGCGACCCCGAGCTCTTCCATGAGCTGCAGGACCTCCGAGGGCGTCTCCCGTGAGCCGATGCCCGTATAGATTTTCCTCAAATGATTGTCCTCCGTGTGTGACACCATTTATAGCGAGAAGCGGACTAACGAAGCGCTAACAGCGCCGGCACTGCCCTCCACTCGCTACACCACATAGGAGGACACCCCATGATTGAAGAACTGGTTTTTCTGTCGCTTGATGGCATGAAGCGTGTGCGCCCTGCGCTTGACACCCTGGTCATCTCCATCCTTGACAG
This window of the Variovorax sp. PBL-H6 genome carries:
- a CDS encoding protein-export chaperone SecB, whose protein sequence is MTQPTLNLHAILTRTSRLETKKLPQEAVGKFEFDVNIANTWRALAEKNRYAASVALTLKGRVEGAEVLTGEYVVEGIVEIVDHDEASKQHILAIWVPNQLVPYIRELLSSSTSRSGFPTILLPPVVFQPPTIIPERAMLPGSPKQLH